In Bacteroidota bacterium, the genomic window AATTGTCTGGCCGGCTTTTCTGGTCTATGAAGCGTTAAAGCATCTGGCGATGTAAGATCCTGTGATACCTTATCCTGTTTGTTATTGATGGCAGATTAAATGATAATTTTGGTGTCTGAATACCTAATATTCGGCCCCTATGCTCAGGATAAGACGAATTTTTAATCCCTACCTTGATGTTAACATTCAAAACATCAAAAAGGTTAAGGAAATTATTGCAAAACAATTTCCTGCTATTTCTTTGGCAAAGATCGAAGAGATAGAAGATCAGCTTATTGATCCTTTAAAGTATCAATACCAGGCATCTCTTTTTCTTGCTGAGGATATAAATGATAACGTTAAAGGGTTCGCTCTACTGTTTTATTTTCCTGATCTTAGTTTTTGTTATCTGGATTATTTGGCTGTCGTTCCGGGCAGAACCTCTTCCGGGATTGGAGGCGCCCTTTACCGAAGGGTTAGAGAAGAAGCAGAATCTTTGAATGTCTGTGGTATTTTTCTCGAATGCCTTCCCGATGACCCGGCTTTATGTGCTAATCCTGATGATGTATTGCAAAACCGTAAGCGACTTGCTTTTTACGAAAAGTATGGTGCCAGGCCTGTCATTAACACGCTTTATGAATCCAAGGTTAAACCCGAAGATGATTGTCCTCCCTATCTGGTATTTGATGGTTTAAGCCGCATGGATTCCATTTCAAAAGAAACGGCCAGGCTTATTGTAAAAGCGATTCTTAACAGGAAATATGGAGATTATTGTGATGAGGCTTATGTTGAAAGGGTCGTTGAAAGCTTCCGCGATGATCCTGTGGTATTAAGAAACATCAAGTATAAGAAATTAACGGAGAAAAAGGAATATCAGTTTATTAATGCAGGGAGAAAAATAGGGATATGGTTTTATATAAATGACAGGCATGCGATACACCATGTTCGCGATAAAGGTTATGTCGAGTCGCCTGTTAGGGTAAAAAGCATTCAGAAAGAGCTTGTTAAAACTGGGATGTTCCAGGAAGGAGAGGTTTTTAATTATCCGGATAAGTATATCCTGGAGGTCCATGATCCTGGATATTTCAGGTATTTTAAACGCGTATGTGAAAATCTGCCAGAAGGAAAGTCGGTATATCCTTATGTATTTCCAATACGGCATGCTTCCAAAGCTCCGAAGGAATTATCGGTCAGAGCAGGATATTATTGCATTGACACATTCACTCCATTGAATAAAAATGCATTCCTTGCCGCAAGGTGGGGCGTGAATTGTTCCCTGAGCGCTGCTGATAAAATTGTTTCCGGAGCCAGGGTTGCTTATGTTCTGACGCGACCTCCCGGGCATCATGCAGAGCGATCGGTTTTTGGAGGTTTTTGTTATTTCAATAACTGTGCTATTGCTGCAGAAAG contains:
- a CDS encoding histone deacetylase family protein; protein product: MLRIRRIFNPYLDVNIQNIKKVKEIIAKQFPAISLAKIEEIEDQLIDPLKYQYQASLFLAEDINDNVKGFALLFYFPDLSFCYLDYLAVVPGRTSSGIGGALYRRVREEAESLNVCGIFLECLPDDPALCANPDDVLQNRKRLAFYEKYGARPVINTLYESKVKPEDDCPPYLVFDGLSRMDSISKETARLIVKAILNRKYGDYCDEAYVERVVESFRDDPVVLRNIKYKKLTEKKEYQFINAGRKIGIWFYINDRHAIHHVRDKGYVESPVRVKSIQKELVKTGMFQEGEVFNYPDKYILEVHDPGYFRYFKRVCENLPEGKSVYPYVFPIRHASKAPKELSVRAGYYCIDTFTPLNKNAFLAARWGVNCSLSAADKIVSGARVAYVLTRPPGHHAERSVFGGFCYFNNCAIAAERMASLGKVAILDIDYHHGNGQQQIFYNRNDILTISIHGHPSFAYPYFSGFSEENGEGDGLGYNINYPLGEKITYETYSGYLKKALRRISEFNPLFLIVALGLDTAKGDPTGTWDFRSEDFFQTGKKIGELKLPTLIIQEGGYRSQSLGYNARAFFYGLMHSFTQT